The proteins below come from a single Ochotona princeps isolate mOchPri1 chromosome 6, mOchPri1.hap1, whole genome shotgun sequence genomic window:
- the LGALS3 gene encoding galectin-3 codes for MADGFSLHDALSGPGQPNHQGHPGQWGNQHGAPGYPAGPHPGPYPGHGPPGPYPGHAPPGPYPGPGGFPGHPGGPGAYPPPPHGQPSAAGGYPAAGPYSTPGGTLALPYELPLVGGVMPRMMITILGSVKPNANRFALDFKRGQDVAFHFNPRFNENNRRVIVCNTKTDNNWGKEERHMAFPFEIGKPFKIQVLVEPDHFKVAVNDAHLLQYNHRMRHLREIGKLGISGDINLNSASHAMI; via the exons ATGGCTGATGGTTTTTCG ctccatgATGCCCTGTCTGGGCCTGGACAACCAAATCACCAAGGACATCCTGGCCAATGGGGGAACCAGCATGGTGCACCAGGCTACCCAGCGGGCCCCCATCCTGGACCCTACCCTGGGCATGGGCCCCCAGGACCTTATCCTGGACATGCACCCCCTGGCCCCTACCCTGGCCCTGGAGGCTTCCCCGGGCATCCAGGTGGACCTGGCGcctacccacccccaccccatggaCAGCCAAGTGCTGCTGGAGGTTACCCAGCCGCCGGCCCTTACAGCACCCCTGGTGGAACACTG GCCCTGCCGTATGAGCTGCCTCTGGTTGGAGGAGTCATGCCCCGCATGATGATAACGATTCTGGGCTCGGTGAAGCCCAATGCTAACAG ATTTGCTCTGGATTTCAAGAGAGGGCAGGATGTTGCCTTCCACTTTAATCCTCGCTTCAATGAGAACAACAGGAGAGTCATTGTCTGCAACACCAAGACAGATAACAACTGGGGAAAGGAAGAGCGGCACATGGCGTTCCCCTTTGAAATTGGTAAACCCTTCAAG ATACAAGTCTTGGTGGAACCCGATCACTTCAAGGTCGCGGTTAATGACGCCCATCTGTTGCAGTACAATCATCGCATGCGACACCTCAGGGAAATCGGCAAACTGGGAATTTCCGGTGACATAAACCTCAACAGTGCTTCACATGCTATGATATAA